The Rubripirellula tenax genome contains the following window.
GCGACTGTAAGTGACGGTATTTCGTTCGCCGTGGTGTTTTGCCGGTGACGATTCGGAACGTTTTTCGGTTCTATCAGTAGTCAACGCGTGGCGAACAACAATTGGAAGATCCCGTGGTCACACAACTCACCGGCAAACGAATCGTAATCGCTGGAGGCAGCGGATTCCTGGGCCGATCGATGGCGGACGCATTCGCTGCCAAAGGCGCGGAGGTCACGATTCTGTCGCGATCAGTGCCGAAGACTGCTGGATCGTGGACGCATCGCATTTGGGATGGGCGAACATTGAACGGTGGGGCGGCGGGAGACTGGTCGTCCGCGATCAACGGCTGTGACGCGATCGTGAACTTGGCGGGCCGTACGGTGAACTGTATCAAGACGCCGGATCACAAGGATGAAATTTTGCGGTCGCGTGTCGAGTCGACTCGGGTGCTTGGCCAAGCGATGCGTGTTGTCGAATCGCCGCCGCCGGTTTGGGTGCAAATGAGTACGGCGCACATTTACGGCGATCCACCGTCGGCCGTTTGTACCGAACAGTCCGCCGAAGGAATCGGGCTAGCACCGACGGTCGCGCGGGCTTGGGAATCTGCGTTTGCGGAAAGCAAGTTGCCCCAGCAACGCGGCACGATCATGCGGACCAGTTTCGTTGTCGGCCGTGATCGCGGCAGTGGCGGCGGGGCCCTTGGCACGCTGGGTTTGATCACCAAGTTAGGGCTCGGCGGAACAGTGGCCCGCGGCACGCAAGGGATGTCATGGATCCACGAGGACGACTGCAATTCGATCTTCGCGAGGGCGATCGCTGATGAAACGATGGAGGGGACTTACATCGTTTCTTCACCCCACCCAGAGTCACAGGCGACCTTCATGCGAACGCTTCGCAAGGTCATCGGAATACCAATCGGACTGCCAGCCTTTGAATGGATGGTCCGTATCGGAGCTCCGATCTTCATGCGTACTGATCCGGAACTGGTTCTCTATGGTCGCTACGTGATTCCGAAACGATTGATGGACGACGGTTTCGAGTTCGAGTTTGCGAACCTTGAACC
Protein-coding sequences here:
- a CDS encoding epimerase, producing MVTQLTGKRIVIAGGSGFLGRSMADAFAAKGAEVTILSRSVPKTAGSWTHRIWDGRTLNGGAAGDWSSAINGCDAIVNLAGRTVNCIKTPDHKDEILRSRVESTRVLGQAMRVVESPPPVWVQMSTAHIYGDPPSAVCTEQSAEGIGLAPTVARAWESAFAESKLPQQRGTIMRTSFVVGRDRGSGGGALGTLGLITKLGLGGTVARGTQGMSWIHEDDCNSIFARAIADETMEGTYIVSSPHPESQATFMRTLRKVIGIPIGLPAFEWMVRIGAPIFMRTDPELVLYGRYVIPKRLMDDGFEFEFANLEPALRNLYDKKR